One Streptomyces sp. CNQ-509 DNA window includes the following coding sequences:
- a CDS encoding lipase family protein encodes MHGRTLRRAFGTLAGTTAAAVAATVALPLTTASAAERPPFYEPPATLPAADGDVIRAEPSVYYLDPLKTLKVDANVQRVMYRSTDGQGAPIAVTGTVITPKSAWSGPGERPVIGYAAGTQGLGDQCAPSRQLANGTEYEGLFVKGLLARGYGVAMTDYEGLGTPGLHTYMNRAVQGHAVLDSVRAAQRLPAAGLPDDGPVAVYGYSQGGGAAASAAELARSYAPDLDVRGVAAGAVPADLAAVGRNLDGSLYAAFLGFAVAGLAEGSDVDLGPYLNDRGRQVMAEAAETCTAEAVLRYPFLQSKTLTADGRPITDHMDASPWREVVAEQRIGARKPEVPVFVSHSMLDDVIPYGVGKKLVAEWCAKGATVDFSTNVAPTHVGGAVASYPAAYGWLEGRLAGKPAPDNC; translated from the coding sequence ATGCATGGCCGTACCCTCCGGCGTGCCTTCGGCACGCTCGCCGGCACCACCGCGGCGGCGGTAGCCGCCACCGTCGCGCTCCCGCTCACCACCGCCTCGGCGGCCGAGCGGCCGCCCTTCTACGAACCGCCCGCCACGCTCCCCGCGGCCGACGGCGACGTCATCCGCGCCGAACCGTCCGTCTACTACCTCGACCCGCTCAAGACCCTCAAGGTCGACGCGAACGTCCAGCGCGTCATGTACCGCTCCACCGACGGCCAGGGCGCGCCCATCGCCGTCACCGGCACCGTCATCACCCCCAAGTCCGCCTGGTCAGGGCCCGGCGAGCGGCCCGTCATCGGGTACGCCGCCGGCACCCAGGGCCTCGGCGACCAGTGCGCGCCCTCGCGCCAGCTCGCCAACGGCACCGAGTACGAGGGCCTGTTCGTCAAGGGCCTCCTCGCCCGCGGCTACGGCGTCGCCATGACCGACTACGAAGGTCTCGGCACCCCCGGCCTGCACACGTACATGAACCGCGCCGTCCAGGGCCATGCCGTCCTCGACTCCGTACGCGCCGCGCAGCGCCTGCCCGCCGCCGGGCTCCCGGACGACGGGCCCGTCGCCGTCTACGGCTACTCCCAGGGCGGCGGCGCGGCCGCCTCCGCCGCCGAACTCGCCCGCTCCTACGCCCCGGACCTCGACGTCAGGGGCGTCGCGGCGGGCGCGGTCCCCGCGGACCTGGCCGCGGTCGGCCGCAACCTCGACGGCTCGCTGTACGCCGCGTTCCTCGGCTTCGCCGTCGCCGGACTCGCCGAGGGCTCGGACGTCGACCTCGGCCCGTACCTCAACGACCGCGGCCGGCAGGTCATGGCCGAGGCGGCGGAGACGTGCACGGCCGAGGCCGTGCTGCGCTACCCCTTCCTGCAGTCGAAGACGCTCACCGCAGACGGCCGGCCGATCACCGACCACATGGACGCGTCGCCGTGGCGCGAGGTGGTGGCGGAGCAGCGGATCGGCGCACGGAAGCCGGAGGTTCCGGTCTTCGTCTCGCACAGCATGCTGGACGACGTGATCCCGTACGGGGTCGGGAAGAAGCTGGTCGCGGAGTGGTGCGCGAAGGGCGCCACGGTGGACTTCTCGACGAACGTCGCGCCGACGCACGTGGGCGGCGCGGTGGCGTCGTACCCGGCGGCGTACGGCTGGCTGGAGGGCCGCCTGGCCGGCAAGCCGGCGCCGGACAACTGCTGA
- a CDS encoding D-alanyl-D-alanine carboxypeptidase family protein: MASPASAAEAAAAPTVSAKGAFLMDGSTGAKVFGKGSDTKRQIASTTKIMTARVVFSHPDLNLDKKVTIKQAYRDYVVNRGASTADLKAGDKVSVGTLLYAMMLPSGCDAAYALADTYGSGSTTSARVKSFIKKMNAKADFLGMTNTHFDSFDGVSSTGDNYSTPRDMAKLAKSAYRYSSKFREIISKTKAVRYGTATNGNRRTYTWYNTNQLLGSYSGANGMKTGTTTPAGPCLVFTAKRDGKTYIGVVLNASDRYKDAAKLLDYGFGTRTASTMQLRQLPEGAQRD, encoded by the coding sequence ATGGCGTCCCCGGCGAGCGCCGCCGAGGCCGCCGCCGCGCCCACGGTCTCCGCCAAGGGCGCCTTCCTGATGGACGGGTCGACGGGCGCGAAGGTCTTCGGCAAGGGGTCCGACACCAAGCGGCAGATCGCCAGCACCACGAAGATCATGACCGCGCGGGTGGTGTTCAGCCACCCGGACCTGAACCTCGACAAGAAGGTCACCATCAAGCAGGCGTACCGCGACTACGTCGTCAACAGGGGCGCCAGCACCGCCGATCTGAAGGCCGGCGACAAGGTCTCCGTCGGCACCCTGCTGTACGCGATGATGCTCCCGTCCGGCTGCGACGCCGCGTACGCGCTGGCCGACACCTACGGCTCGGGCAGCACGACCTCGGCGCGGGTGAAGTCGTTCATCAAGAAGATGAACGCCAAGGCCGACTTCCTCGGGATGACGAACACCCACTTCGACTCGTTCGACGGCGTCTCCTCCACCGGGGACAACTACTCGACGCCGCGCGACATGGCGAAGCTGGCGAAGAGCGCGTACCGCTACTCCAGCAAGTTCCGCGAGATCATCTCCAAGACGAAAGCCGTGCGCTACGGCACCGCCACCAACGGCAACCGCCGCACCTACACCTGGTACAACACCAACCAGCTCCTCGGCTCGTACAGCGGCGCCAACGGCATGAAGACCGGCACCACCACGCCGGCGGGGCCGTGCCTCGTCTTCACCGCCAAGCGCGACGGCAAGACGTACATCGGTGTGGTCCTCAACGCCAGCGACCGCTACAAGGACGCGGCCAAGCTCCTGGACTACGGCTTCGGCACGCGCACCGCGAGCACGATGCAGCTCCGCCAGCTTCCTGAGGGCGCGCAGCGGGACTGA
- a CDS encoding SGNH/GDSL hydrolase family protein, translating to MAVAATPVLAGTWQALTASAAAAADGAADGAQSRAWTGTWACAETTVPAADATAFADQTLRQVVHTSTGGRALRIRLTNRYGTEPLVVGEVRVALPVPGDGTAVVPGTDRAVRFGGRTSVTLAPGTRRWSDPVSLDVPTAADLAVSVYLPQPTPADTVHRSAFQRNYVAAGNVAAKPAVDAQRTVTSWYFLAGVAVAGAAPDTDAGAGTGSRQAIVAFGDSITDGSATTVGANRRWPDVLARRLRDEAGRTGTGVLNAGIGGNRLLRDPNPPPGSNAERYAPYFGEAGVRRFAHDVLDQPAARHVVVLLGINDLGHPGRDAPRDEEVTAADLINGHRSLIRQAHARGLRIHGATVLPVEGDDLGFYTPEREEVRQTVNDWIRTAGEYDGTVDFDAATRDPAQPRRLLPAYDSGDGLHPNDAGMAAMAAAVPLDLFT from the coding sequence GTGGCCGTCGCCGCCACCCCCGTCCTCGCCGGTACGTGGCAGGCGCTCACCGCCTCCGCCGCCGCGGCGGCGGACGGCGCGGCGGACGGCGCGCAGAGCCGGGCCTGGACCGGCACCTGGGCCTGCGCCGAGACGACGGTGCCCGCGGCCGACGCCACCGCCTTCGCCGACCAGACCCTGCGCCAGGTCGTCCACACCAGCACCGGCGGGCGCGCGCTCCGTATCCGCCTCACCAACAGGTACGGCACGGAACCCCTCGTCGTCGGCGAGGTCCGCGTCGCCCTCCCGGTCCCCGGCGACGGCACCGCCGTCGTCCCCGGCACCGACCGCGCGGTGCGCTTCGGCGGCCGTACGTCGGTGACGCTGGCGCCCGGCACCCGGCGGTGGAGCGACCCGGTGTCGCTGGACGTGCCGACCGCCGCGGACCTCGCCGTCAGCGTCTACCTGCCGCAGCCGACGCCGGCCGACACCGTGCACAGGTCGGCCTTCCAGCGGAACTACGTCGCCGCGGGGAACGTCGCCGCCAAGCCGGCCGTCGACGCCCAGCGCACCGTCACGAGCTGGTACTTCCTCGCCGGCGTCGCCGTCGCCGGCGCCGCCCCGGACACGGACGCGGGTGCCGGCACCGGCTCCCGCCAGGCGATCGTCGCCTTCGGCGACTCCATCACCGACGGCTCCGCCACCACCGTCGGCGCCAACCGCCGCTGGCCCGACGTCCTCGCCCGCCGCCTCCGCGACGAGGCCGGCCGCACCGGCACCGGCGTACTCAACGCCGGCATCGGCGGCAACCGCCTCCTCCGCGACCCCAACCCGCCGCCCGGCTCCAACGCCGAGAGGTACGCCCCGTACTTCGGCGAGGCGGGCGTCCGCCGCTTCGCGCACGACGTACTCGACCAGCCGGCCGCGCGGCACGTCGTCGTGCTCCTCGGCATCAACGACCTCGGCCACCCGGGCCGCGACGCCCCCCGGGACGAGGAGGTCACCGCCGCCGACCTCATCAACGGCCACCGCAGCCTCATCCGCCAGGCGCACGCCCGCGGGCTGCGCATCCACGGCGCGACGGTGCTGCCGGTGGAGGGCGACGACCTCGGCTTCTACACCCCGGAGCGGGAAGAGGTCCGGCAGACGGTGAACGACTGGATCCGCACCGCGGGCGAATACGACGGCACCGTCGACTTCGACGCGGCCACCCGTGACCCGGCCCAGCCGCGCCGCCTGCTCCCGGCGTACGACAGCGGCGACGGACTGCACCCGAACGACGCGGGGATGGCGGCGATGGCGGCGGCGGTCCCGCTGGACCTCTTCACCTGA
- a CDS encoding glycoside hydrolase family 19 protein, producing the protein MHVPLHRRLGRRIRGLVAAFAAVAFIAVLVPLATATTASAAACAAAWNSGAVYTQGNVVSHNGHNWLAKWWTQGETPGTTGQWGVWADQGTCGGSDPGPGPGGFVTEAQFNQMFPNRNPFYTYAGLTTAMRSYPAFANTGDNTTKAREAAAFLANVSHETGGLVHIVEQNQANYPHYCDATQPYGCPAGQAAYYGRGPIQLSWNFNYKAAGDALGLDLLTNPWRVEREPAVAWQTGLWYWMTQSGPGTMSGHTAMTTGAGFGESIRSINGALECNGGNPAQVQSRINNYQRFTQILGVTPGDRLSC; encoded by the coding sequence GTGCACGTACCCCTGCACCGCAGACTCGGCAGACGGATCCGGGGCCTCGTCGCCGCCTTCGCCGCGGTGGCCTTCATCGCCGTGCTCGTCCCCCTCGCCACCGCCACCACCGCCAGCGCCGCCGCCTGCGCGGCCGCGTGGAACAGCGGCGCCGTCTACACCCAGGGCAACGTCGTCTCCCACAACGGCCACAACTGGCTGGCCAAGTGGTGGACCCAGGGCGAGACCCCCGGCACCACCGGTCAGTGGGGCGTCTGGGCCGACCAGGGCACCTGCGGCGGCAGCGACCCCGGTCCCGGCCCCGGGGGTTTCGTGACGGAGGCCCAGTTCAACCAGATGTTCCCGAACCGGAACCCCTTCTACACGTACGCGGGCCTCACCACCGCCATGCGGTCCTACCCCGCCTTCGCCAACACCGGCGACAACACCACCAAGGCCCGCGAAGCCGCCGCCTTCCTCGCCAACGTCAGCCACGAGACCGGCGGCCTCGTGCACATCGTCGAGCAGAACCAGGCCAACTACCCCCACTACTGCGACGCGACGCAGCCCTACGGCTGTCCCGCGGGCCAGGCCGCGTACTACGGCCGCGGGCCCATCCAGCTCAGCTGGAACTTCAACTACAAGGCCGCGGGCGACGCGCTCGGCCTCGACCTGCTCACCAACCCCTGGCGGGTGGAGCGGGAACCGGCCGTGGCCTGGCAGACCGGCCTCTGGTACTGGATGACGCAGAGCGGCCCCGGCACCATGTCCGGGCACACGGCGATGACCACCGGCGCCGGCTTCGGTGAGTCGATCCGCTCGATCAACGGGGCCCTGGAGTGCAACGGGGGCAACCCCGCGCAGGTCCAGAGCCGCATCAACAACTACCAGCGCTTCACCCAGATCCTCGGCGTCACCCCGGGCGACCGCCTGAGCTGCTGA
- a CDS encoding short chain dehydrogenase: MKVLVIGATGTVGRAVVSVLEEASHDVVKASRSGPVRVDLEDPATLDGLFDTVPDLDALVCCAASGPLVDLGAVTDDEFAAGVRGKLLGQVALARRAVHRLPDGGSVTLTGGTFAAPLAGGSLGALVNSGLEGFVRNAAAEMPRDLRINLVSPGWVAETLAGLGMDPAGGTPAAEVARAYAEAVAGTAQGLTIRP, translated from the coding sequence ATGAAGGTACTTGTGATCGGTGCGACCGGAACGGTCGGCAGGGCTGTCGTCAGCGTGCTGGAGGAGGCTTCCCACGACGTCGTGAAGGCGTCGCGCAGCGGTCCCGTGCGGGTGGATCTGGAGGATCCCGCCACACTGGACGGGCTCTTCGACACCGTGCCGGACCTCGACGCGCTGGTGTGCTGTGCGGCCAGTGGCCCGCTGGTGGACCTGGGTGCGGTGACCGACGACGAGTTCGCCGCGGGGGTACGGGGCAAGCTCCTCGGCCAGGTCGCCCTCGCCCGACGGGCCGTGCACCGGCTCCCGGACGGCGGCTCCGTCACGCTGACCGGCGGCACGTTCGCCGCGCCGCTGGCCGGCGGGTCGCTGGGAGCCCTGGTCAACTCCGGCCTGGAGGGCTTCGTCCGCAACGCGGCCGCCGAGATGCCGCGCGACCTGCGGATCAACCTCGTCAGCCCGGGGTGGGTCGCGGAGACGCTGGCGGGCCTGGGCATGGACCCGGCCGGCGGCACGCCCGCCGCGGAGGTGGCGCGCGCGTACGCGGAGGCCGTGGCGGGCACCGCGCAGGGCCTGACCATCCGCCCGTGA
- a CDS encoding FAD-binding oxidoreductase — protein MSASTRRGLLRAGAVAAVAAPAAAYTAPRAHAAPQAAAEGAAGTAAGAAFGPVTVRPDDPRYASLRLRGYNHRHASHPSRIRLVGTTADVVRAVSDALRTGGRLAVRSGGHCFEDFVDHPGTDVIIDMSGMRAVGYDPARRAFAVEAGATLAEAYRRLFLGWGVTVPGGTCPGVGAGGHVAGGGYGALCRLYGLTVDHLYAVEVVVADRSGRARSVVATREPSDPHRDLWWAHTGGGGGSFGVVTRYWFRSPDAAPGAEPGDLLPRPPATVLTYSLIWHWADLDEDAFATLMRNYARWGERNSAPGSPAAALYGEFAMTTSPGGTLGIAGQVAAGDTAARRLLDDLQGALTGGRGVPPPARQAETLPWLSATLAHSGADAVPFAARMKIKSGYRRRGFSAAQLTTLYRSLTDPAYDNPFGSVFLNTYGGQVNAVSPGATAMPHRDSVFLAGFLTGWTGEDEDERQLRWLRELYGKLYARSGGVPAGPDDSGTFINYPDNDLADPAHNTSGTPWHTLYFGEDGYARLQRAKERWDPRNVFHHGLSVRPLT, from the coding sequence ATGTCCGCATCCACCCGCCGCGGCCTGCTGCGCGCAGGCGCCGTCGCGGCCGTGGCCGCACCGGCCGCCGCGTACACCGCACCCCGGGCGCACGCCGCACCGCAAGCCGCCGCCGAAGGCGCCGCCGGCACCGCAGCCGGCGCCGCCTTCGGCCCCGTGACCGTACGCCCCGACGACCCCCGCTACGCCTCCCTCCGGCTCCGCGGCTACAACCACCGCCACGCCTCCCACCCCTCCCGGATCCGCCTCGTCGGCACCACCGCCGACGTCGTGCGCGCCGTCTCCGACGCGTTACGGACCGGGGGCCGCCTCGCCGTGCGCAGCGGCGGGCACTGCTTCGAGGACTTCGTCGACCACCCCGGCACCGACGTGATCATCGACATGAGCGGCATGCGCGCCGTCGGCTACGACCCCGCGCGCCGCGCCTTCGCCGTCGAGGCCGGCGCCACCCTCGCCGAGGCGTACCGGCGGCTCTTCCTCGGCTGGGGCGTCACCGTTCCCGGCGGCACCTGCCCCGGCGTGGGCGCCGGGGGGCACGTCGCGGGCGGCGGGTACGGCGCGCTCTGCCGGCTGTACGGGCTGACGGTGGACCACCTGTACGCCGTCGAGGTCGTCGTGGCCGACCGGTCGGGCCGGGCGCGCAGCGTCGTCGCCACCCGGGAGCCGTCGGACCCGCACCGCGACCTGTGGTGGGCGCACACCGGGGGCGGGGGCGGCAGCTTCGGCGTCGTCACCCGCTACTGGTTCCGCTCCCCGGACGCGGCCCCGGGCGCAGAGCCCGGGGACCTGCTGCCGCGACCGCCCGCGACCGTCCTCACGTACTCCCTCATCTGGCACTGGGCCGACCTGGACGAGGACGCCTTCGCCACCCTCATGCGCAACTACGCCCGCTGGGGCGAGCGCAACTCCGCCCCCGGCTCCCCCGCCGCCGCGCTCTACGGCGAGTTCGCCATGACCACCTCGCCGGGCGGCACCCTCGGCATCGCCGGCCAGGTCGCCGCCGGCGACACCGCCGCGCGCCGGCTGCTGGACGACCTCCAGGGCGCGCTCACCGGCGGCCGGGGCGTACCGCCGCCCGCGCGGCAGGCCGAGACGCTGCCGTGGCTCTCCGCGACGCTGGCGCACAGCGGCGCCGACGCCGTCCCCTTCGCCGCCCGCATGAAGATCAAGTCGGGCTACCGCCGCCGCGGCTTCTCCGCCGCCCAGCTCACCACCCTCTACCGGAGCCTCACCGACCCCGCGTACGACAACCCCTTCGGCAGCGTCTTCCTCAACACCTACGGCGGGCAGGTCAACGCCGTCTCCCCCGGCGCGACCGCGATGCCGCACCGCGACTCCGTCTTCCTCGCCGGCTTCCTCACCGGCTGGACGGGCGAGGACGAGGACGAGCGGCAACTGCGGTGGCTGCGCGAGCTGTACGGCAAGCTGTACGCGCGGTCGGGCGGCGTACCGGCGGGCCCGGACGACAGCGGGACGTTCATCAACTACCCGGACAACGACCTCGCGGACCCCGCCCACAACACCTCCGGCACGCCCTGGCACACGCTCTACTTCGGCGAGGACGGCTACGCGCGGCTCCAGCGCGCGAAGGAGCGCTGGGACCCGCGGAACGTCTTCCACCACGGGCTGTCCGTACGGCCGCTGACATGA
- a CDS encoding hemerythrin domain-containing protein, which translates to MSDDTIDFTLMYAMHHALRRDLEHIAKATVRTDDEPRRILAAAAGWELFKKVLHIHHTAEDEALWPPLREALENRPDDLAVVDAMEDEHAQIDPLLDAVDAALADRETGPERLAGLADELAVKLNAHLTHEEDVTLPLIERTLTPAQLLHFGGVHAAKGGADGPVLTAWMLEGADDETLAATLAILPEPVRAAYRDEWRPAYVARDWWGTRG; encoded by the coding sequence ATGAGCGACGACACCATCGACTTCACGCTGATGTACGCGATGCACCACGCGCTCCGCCGCGACCTGGAGCACATCGCGAAGGCGACCGTACGCACCGACGACGAACCGCGGCGCATCCTCGCCGCCGCGGCCGGCTGGGAACTCTTCAAGAAGGTCCTGCACATCCACCACACGGCCGAGGACGAGGCCCTGTGGCCCCCGCTCCGCGAAGCCCTGGAGAACCGTCCCGACGACCTTGCCGTCGTCGACGCCATGGAGGACGAGCACGCGCAGATCGACCCCCTCCTCGACGCGGTCGACGCCGCCCTGGCGGACCGCGAGACGGGCCCGGAGCGGCTGGCGGGGCTGGCGGACGAACTGGCCGTGAAGCTCAACGCGCACCTCACGCACGAGGAGGACGTCACCCTGCCGCTGATCGAACGGACGCTGACCCCGGCGCAGTTGCTGCACTTCGGCGGCGTGCACGCGGCCAAGGGCGGCGCCGACGGGCCGGTGCTGACGGCGTGGATGCTGGAGGGTGCGGACGACGAGACCCTGGCGGCGACGCTGGCGATCCTGCCGGAGCCGGTGCGCGCGGCGTACCGCGACGAGTGGCGGCCGGCGTACGTGGCGCGCGACTGGTGGGGCACGCGCGGCTGA
- a CDS encoding AAA family ATPase — MTVTVPRPAEAPVLVGRARELGALVDAVTRAPSVAMVEGEAGIGKTRLIREALRDPAVRGRRVLLGGCRPLREPFPYGPVFDLLRHLAGGLPTALSPVCGALRAYLPELADRLPPAPELLSDLRARRHRLFRAVRALLDAAGETVMVVEDLHWTDDGTRDLLRFLVDDPPDGLSAVLSYRREDLPGSGLPLGRAYRQPPGTTAVVIPLRPLDVHGVRGMFTALTGTAESSDSFTAELHRRTAGIPFVVEEVVRALPAAEHGAPHGGPEHGAPHAAFARMPVPTRLQEAVADRMSVLSPAAADAVRAASVLRVPAGEVLIAAVVRGTPGQPAAPADSAAVREALRAGVLHEWGEDRYGFRHALAQQAVYAGLLGPDRRRLHRQAMRALAAEDPQPLIQLAYHAHHGGELAQWQRYAEAAAGSAREMGDLALAVGVLEELLSDGRLGRPECARIAVDLSRDAVVGLTHHRATALLHDIVRDGHIPEGVRGEIRLNLGLLLYNQAGRHEEGRVNTEVAVAELHARPALAARGMAALAMPSWGDHPRQVYEAWIARAEALVAHESDPAVRTAVRGNHLALRMSLGDPAVRAEADGLIAGPGPGTHRRQVARACGNFADAATCLGHYQAAQRYRGEGRRLAAECGAAFLEGIVEGTALRLEWYAGRWRGLAERCRHTLDAVQGVSSIAADAHLVLGLLASALGEWDEAAAELAAAGLADPRNAPAPVLATAAGAMTRLLAARGDLERARAEAERGLARIRRKDIWPWAGDLAPPAVTALVRAGELRAAEEVTAELAAGVAGRDAPLAAAALRACRGIVAAGRGRAEEAAGLFTAAQRAYAALPQPYSAARAGEAAARCRLPAATGPEPARELAALAQQFTDLGAIRDAARCRRVLRGHNVPLPSRRGRRGYGDQLSPREREVARLVALGHTNREIADVLYLSPRTVEQHVAKLLRKLHVGTRSEVARAAGRGDAAGRPDTAPRPGAGNEYVPPTYRFPDCSAAADMRSL; from the coding sequence ATGACCGTGACCGTTCCGCGCCCCGCGGAAGCGCCCGTACTGGTCGGCCGGGCGCGGGAGTTGGGCGCGCTCGTGGATGCCGTCACGCGGGCGCCGTCCGTGGCGATGGTCGAGGGCGAGGCCGGGATCGGGAAGACGCGGCTGATCCGGGAGGCGTTACGGGATCCCGCCGTGCGGGGGCGGCGGGTGCTGCTCGGGGGGTGCCGGCCGCTGCGGGAGCCGTTTCCGTACGGGCCGGTGTTCGATCTGCTGCGGCACCTCGCCGGCGGCCTGCCCACCGCGCTGAGCCCCGTGTGCGGTGCCCTGCGCGCGTATCTGCCCGAGCTGGCCGACCGGCTGCCGCCCGCGCCCGAGTTGCTCAGCGACTTGCGGGCCCGGCGGCACCGGCTCTTCCGTGCCGTACGGGCGCTGCTGGACGCCGCCGGCGAGACCGTGATGGTGGTCGAGGATCTGCACTGGACCGACGACGGCACCCGGGACCTGCTGCGCTTCCTCGTCGACGATCCGCCCGACGGGCTGTCCGCCGTGCTCAGTTACCGCCGCGAGGACCTGCCCGGCAGCGGGCTCCCGCTGGGCCGCGCGTACCGGCAGCCGCCCGGCACCACCGCCGTCGTCATCCCCCTGCGGCCCCTCGACGTCCACGGCGTACGCGGCATGTTCACCGCCCTGACCGGGACGGCGGAGTCGTCCGACTCCTTCACCGCCGAGCTGCACCGCCGCACCGCCGGCATCCCCTTCGTCGTCGAGGAGGTCGTACGGGCCCTGCCGGCTGCCGAACACGGCGCCCCGCACGGTGGCCCCGAACACGGCGCTCCACACGCCGCCTTCGCCCGCATGCCCGTCCCCACCCGCCTCCAGGAAGCCGTCGCCGACCGGATGAGCGTGCTCTCCCCCGCCGCAGCCGACGCGGTACGGGCCGCCTCCGTCCTCCGCGTGCCCGCCGGGGAGGTGCTGATCGCCGCCGTCGTCCGCGGCACCCCGGGGCAGCCCGCCGCGCCCGCCGACTCCGCGGCCGTACGCGAGGCGCTCCGCGCCGGCGTGCTGCACGAGTGGGGCGAGGACCGCTACGGCTTCCGCCACGCCCTCGCCCAGCAGGCCGTCTACGCCGGTCTCCTCGGCCCCGACCGGCGCCGCCTCCACCGGCAGGCGATGCGCGCCCTGGCCGCCGAGGACCCGCAGCCCCTCATCCAGCTCGCGTACCACGCGCACCACGGCGGCGAGCTGGCCCAGTGGCAGCGCTACGCCGAGGCCGCCGCCGGTTCCGCACGCGAGATGGGCGATCTGGCGCTCGCCGTGGGGGTGCTGGAGGAACTGCTGTCGGACGGGCGGCTGGGCCGCCCCGAGTGCGCCCGTATCGCCGTCGACCTCAGCCGCGACGCCGTCGTCGGGCTCACCCACCACCGGGCCACCGCGCTGCTCCACGACATCGTCCGCGACGGCCACATCCCCGAGGGCGTACGCGGCGAGATCCGCCTCAACCTCGGCCTGCTCCTCTACAACCAGGCGGGACGCCACGAGGAGGGCCGCGTCAACACCGAGGTCGCCGTGGCGGAGCTGCACGCCCGGCCCGCGCTCGCCGCCCGCGGCATGGCGGCGCTGGCGATGCCGAGTTGGGGCGACCACCCGCGGCAGGTCTACGAGGCGTGGATCGCGCGGGCGGAGGCGCTGGTGGCGCACGAGTCCGACCCCGCGGTCCGTACCGCCGTACGCGGCAACCATCTGGCCCTGCGCATGAGCCTCGGCGACCCCGCCGTCCGGGCCGAGGCCGACGGCCTCATCGCGGGTCCGGGACCCGGCACCCACCGCCGCCAGGTCGCCCGCGCCTGCGGCAACTTCGCCGACGCCGCCACCTGCCTCGGCCACTACCAGGCGGCGCAGCGCTACCGCGGCGAGGGGCGGCGGCTGGCGGCGGAGTGCGGAGCGGCGTTCCTCGAAGGCATCGTGGAGGGCACGGCGCTGCGCCTGGAGTGGTACGCGGGCCGCTGGCGCGGGCTCGCGGAGCGCTGCCGGCACACCCTCGACGCGGTGCAGGGGGTCTCCAGCATCGCCGCCGACGCGCACCTGGTGCTGGGGCTGCTGGCGTCGGCGCTGGGGGAGTGGGACGAGGCGGCGGCGGAGCTGGCGGCGGCCGGTCTCGCCGACCCGCGCAACGCGCCCGCGCCGGTGCTCGCCACCGCCGCCGGTGCCATGACCCGGCTGCTCGCCGCCCGCGGCGACCTGGAGCGGGCGCGTGCGGAGGCGGAGCGGGGGCTCGCGCGGATCCGGCGCAAGGACATCTGGCCGTGGGCGGGCGACCTGGCGCCGCCGGCGGTCACGGCGCTCGTACGGGCCGGGGAGCTGCGGGCGGCGGAGGAGGTCACGGCAGAGCTGGCGGCGGGCGTCGCGGGCCGGGACGCGCCGCTGGCGGCGGCGGCGCTGCGGGCGTGCCGGGGGATCGTGGCGGCGGGACGGGGGCGGGCGGAGGAGGCGGCGGGGCTCTTCACGGCGGCGCAACGGGCGTACGCGGCCCTGCCGCAGCCGTACTCGGCGGCCCGCGCGGGCGAGGCGGCGGCCCGCTGCCGCCTCCCGGCGGCCACCGGCCCCGAACCGGCCCGCGAACTCGCCGCGCTCGCCCAGCAGTTCACCGACCTCGGCGCCATCCGCGACGCCGCCCGCTGCCGCCGCGTGCTCCGCGGCCACAACGTCCCGCTCCCCTCCCGCCGGGGCCGCCGCGGCTACGGCGACCAACTCTCGCCGCGCGAGCGCGAAGTGGCCCGGCTCGTGGCGCTCGGCCACACCAACCGGGAGATCGCCGACGTGCTGTACCTCTCCCCGCGCACCGTCGAGCAGCACGTGGCGAAGCTGCTGCGGAAGCTGCACGTCGGCACGCGGTCGGAGGTGGCGCGGGCCGCGGGACGGGGTGACGCCGCGGGGCGGCCGGACACCGCGCCGCGGCCGGGCGCGGGCAATGAATACGTACCGCCTACGTACCGTTTCCCGGATTGTTCTGCGGCCGCGGACATGCGATCTCTGTGA
- a CDS encoding helix-turn-helix domain-containing protein, whose product MTRKLAQNTNVCGVTAAIAVIDGKWKTTLLWLLETRPHRPGELVRRLPGLTEKVLTQALREMEGDGLVHREVHEGLPLKTVYSLTDFGRDLSVALAPLSDWGHRRLDNLTGAAAAP is encoded by the coding sequence ATGACGCGCAAGCTCGCTCAGAACACGAACGTCTGCGGAGTGACCGCCGCGATCGCCGTGATCGACGGCAAGTGGAAGACGACCCTGCTCTGGCTGCTGGAGACCCGCCCCCACCGCCCCGGCGAACTGGTCCGCCGGCTGCCCGGTCTCACCGAGAAGGTGCTGACGCAGGCGCTGCGCGAGATGGAGGGCGACGGTCTGGTGCACCGCGAGGTGCACGAGGGGCTGCCGCTGAAGACGGTCTACTCCCTCACCGACTTCGGCCGCGACCTCTCCGTGGCGCTGGCCCCGCTCTCCGACTGGGGCCACCGCCGCCTGGACAACCTCACCGGAGCCGCGGCGGCTCCCTGA